One segment of Plasmodium vivax chromosome 14, whole genome shotgun sequence DNA contains the following:
- a CDS encoding hypothetical protein, conserved (encoded by transcript PVX_122665A), which translates to MTKGTAGSQPGKPAKNKPILLNKKLLIVKSNEDIKKLIKKENPTEEEVNELKAQLESSEQKTEKKKKKNIVIPRFKICEDDETYTSKLKIFEKPPHYIRYELYKDQVTGIKLTDGSIIHYDLLKEDELFLQSLNAYINIQVNDEDFCKLIDKFEKLTGYSENKEEINLKDAIKAAADLKITLKSNVVKDIHTYWKSKRKRLGRPLLRMFWNNSQNILPHYSVFRSRVKEKMTLRKHKKKNSEIILKMQELIEDFRRLDRILRKMKQRDEKKLLLLQLNSILFDQRKNEIKDKTYVCPMWNYFKDYKMEKIYKKLKKDKYYKSFRKINKRAKSQGLCEQMNVLKINKSEYKNVVLVKRRGRSNRIWVDRKFVNELNSEDINCCDLSYTFNDFVEASLNLKKNYEEDLCNYISGRQKHIPIKLGIKSGDIKNLDSNFFSNQRNGEQQPGGDGAGVAAAEIGTAEIGTVGTVDTSTAGIATSAFGDGGILFEKYEEMKREKKKRKRKKDPQNAADAADAADAANTANAVASTSCDPVNAFSPQPVEDESAASHRYANVTTGASAEGSHNYLDYPSNCNNQTEESRFSNFMCSKEDAELIGSSSLWGKYHANTNDASNGKSKPYEDDSPYALMSLSNDKVESALNESKLISNADANNKNESANSVHSSEQASYNKALFQFDDLINPQLNRDNYIFCLSKYACVQKRILFYLENMLNFDTFNFKSKKRETGASAPQGGPSSAAPAELPPDGENVDAVREAEPPDVQAVQAVQAAVASVEPSDKPEGGGVEAGVPDPAEVPKIDPHNK; encoded by the exons ATGACGAAGGGAACGGCGGGGAGCCAACCAGGCAAACCCGCGAAGAACAAACCCATCCTGCTGAACAAGAAGCTGCTGATCGTGAAGTCCAACGAAGACATCAAGAAGTtgatcaaaaaggaaaatccgacggaggaagaagtgaaCGAATTGAAAGCACAACTGGAAAGTAGCGAacaaaaaacggaaaaaaaaaaaaaaaaaaatattgtaattcCAAGATTTAAAATATGCGAAGATGATGAAACGTATAcaagtaaattaaaaatatttgagaAGCCCCCTCACTACATCAGGTACGAACTTTACAAAGACCAAGTGACAGGAATTAAGTTAACAGATGGGTCCATTATCCACTACGATTTGTTAAAGGAGGATGAACTCTTTCTACAAAGTCTTAATGCGTACATAAACATCCAAGTGAATGATGAAGACTTCTGCAAGTTAATCGATAAGTTTGAAAAGTTGACAGGCTACtcagaaaataaagaagaaataaatttgaagGATGCCATAAAAGCAGCAGCTGATTTGAAAATCACTCTCAAGAGTAACGTTGTTAAGGATATCCATACGTACTGGAAGAGTAAGAGGAAAAGACTGGGAAGGCCACTGCTCCGAATGTTTTGGAACAACTCCCAAAATATTTTGCCACACTATTCAGTGTTCAGATCAagggtgaaagaaaaaatgactcTGAGGAAgcacaagaagaagaacagcGAAATTATTTTGAAGATGCAGGAACTTATAGAAGATTTTAGGCGACTCGATCGAATATTACGCAAAATGAAGCAGAGGGATGAGAAGAAGCTACTCCTACTGCAGCTGAACTCCATCCTCTTCGATCagaggaaaaacgaaataaaggaCAAGACGTACGTCTGCCCCATGTGGAACTACTTTAAGGATTACAAGATGGAGAAGATTTACAAAAAGCTTAAGAAGGACAAGTACTACAAGAGCTT CaggaaaataaacaaacgGGCAAAGAGCCAAGGGCTCTGCGAGCAAATGAACGTgctcaaaataaataaaagtgaatacaaaaatgtggtgCTCGTTAagagaagagggagaagcaaccGAATATGGGTCGACCGAAAGTTCGTAAACGAGTTGAATAGCGAAGATATTAACTGCTGCGATTTGTCGTACACCTTTAACGATTTCGTGGAGGCCTctctaaatttaaaaaaaaattacgaagaGGACTTGTGCAACTACATCTCCGGAAGGCAGAAGCATATTCCCATCAAGCTGGGCATCAAAAGCGGCGacattaaaaatttggacTCGAACTTTTTTAGCAACCAGCGAAATGGGGAGCAGCAGCCGGGGGGGGACGGCGCGGGGGTGGCCGCTGCAGAGATTGGCACCGCAGAGATTGGCACTGTGGGCACTGTGGACACTTCCACCGCGGGGATTGCCACCTCTGCATTCGGCGACGGAGGCATCCTCTTCGAGAAGTacgaagaaatgaaaagggagaaaaaaaagaggaaaagaaagaaagaccCCCAAAATGCTGCCGATGCTGCCGATGCTGCCGATGCCGCTAATACCGCCAATGCCGTGGCGAGCACCTCGTGCGACCCCGTCAAcgccttttccccccaaccAGTGGAAGACGAGTCAGCCGCCTCGCACAGGTATGCGAACGTTACCACGGGCGCATCTGCGGAAGGAAGCCATAACTACCTGGACTACCCCTCAAACTGTAACAACCAAACGGAAGAGAGCAGATTTTCTAATTTCATGTGCAGCAAAGAGGACGCAGAGTTAATAGGGAGTAGCTCCCTGTGGGGAAAGTACCACGCGAATACGAATGATGCATCTAATGGGAAATCAAAGCCCTATGAAGATGACTCACCATACGCTCTGATGAGTCTTTCAAACGATAAGGTGGAGAGTGCCCTGAATGAATCCAAACTTATAAGCAATGCAGATGCGaacaataaaaatgaaagtgcCAATTCGGTTCACAGCAGTGAGCAGGCAAGTTACAACAAAGCGCTCTTTCAGTTTGACGATTTGATAAACCCTCAGCTCAATAGGGACAATTACATTTTCTGTTTGAGCAAATATGCATGTGTACAGAAgcgcattttattttaccttgAAAATATGCTTAACTTTGAtacctttaattttaagagcaagaaaagggaaaccgGCGCAAGTGCGCCTCAGGGCGGTCCCAGCTCTGCGGCGCCGGCGGAGCTTCCCCCGGACGGGGAGAACGTGGACGCGGTGCGAGAAGCAGAACCGCCAGATGTGCAAGCGGTCCAAGCGGTCCAAGCGGCGGTCGCCTCGGTGGAGCCGAGTGATAAGccagaaggaggaggggtCGAGGCCGGCGTGCCTGACCCAG